In Gimesia benthica, a single window of DNA contains:
- a CDS encoding P-loop NTPase fold protein, translated as MDGEPSTVCKTHLLNDLPSSIDAFASPDDVGPHRRVADAISNMIESSEMGGKAIGLEGGWGSGKSTVVQFITDRFKGNENYTVVLFDAWAHEGDPLRRTFLETVATSLTEYGWANKIIWKRKLEELANRRKTTTTKMIPKPTKLGKAMAISLLLVPIGTAFLAGGFRQGVSLGWLLSVNWFFFLGSLLSLSPFGVLFYRWLWLRYKVQTLTVFLVPIALAFIFEGLSKGVSLEWFLPPNWFFCIGILLLIASLWRFRYCYRNGNSSIRSHESESQDEEDDEFSNGAFLVQHTVNETKTETIETPDPTSLEFDEYFRDLMNESLSNDSRRLLLVLDNLDRVDAETALGIWGTLQTFLHDRNHDFEKWFKYLWVIVPYDPIRMRRLWNHPEEHELSNKIDSASLSTNSLESNGKSEVTRTTESFLDKSFQIRFHVAPPVLSDWKSFLFKLVERALPNHIEDQHIIYRVFDHCRARNGDPPTPRELKLYVNQIGAIHRQWQHEFPIGHVAYYVLSRKKEQALIDKMRRDVYPSDDDLRLLGDELKSSLAGLAFNVRAIKGLEILLAELITNALKDTTTKNLVDLEKRHGTGFWSVLEILASTKWYEEEPAGLATIALQLKSSGLLDNFAGPERAEIIKYLEFASKIMRRWSPITETEPDGICALLNLVDDELFSKKILPKVLNEFAKLEPQKDDRLDSKLIVDSLSKFLRTVELLNHNKIIPKKITLPFEGEEWVKVCPEIEKTNTLIPYRSRFKASGNFDSISNSLVSSISSGKFSDSHVIAFKITYQSAIFSSWQAIYTAIQQRLEADKNAPIDEVSNLLAGLLQMHTLNDEDALTILQAIFQSGHLYHHFHNAKNEDNESAQATIILCSQLVNPELPKSPSIGNSDSGFKMLMNVISSPVDSFISNYYEVSERFNLISELVGDYEFETEDKFHLLKLGMLKILAESDDSEIVFTSDFVMKNWKRLRSELNDESDNNRFRNILKILVSNEDFCELIINSGAGFDTKDVFLYLDIVIEASNEVPVFVNWCRQGLREMSEEAWKTDFRNEYACCSLVITLFERGVAPSLSNNFSDAIQDHVSLIINGDKLPPEWMQNKWTDILECLEETGTRKVLRDRIIRIAIQADGEICDEFFTMYGEEINDAEALASTDQVLSFLFTPIIKKKKKDKGLTWLEHFAAQNNDFLKKVSAEYEVQDFTNRLQDYVDESDESGVRDTITSIASYFGIERNPDLKNSDKSTEVEEENSSEE; from the coding sequence ATGGACGGGGAACCCAGTACAGTCTGCAAAACTCATCTTCTTAACGACCTTCCTTCCTCGATTGATGCTTTCGCCTCACCAGATGACGTTGGGCCTCACAGAAGAGTTGCTGATGCCATTTCTAACATGATTGAATCATCAGAGATGGGAGGGAAAGCAATTGGCCTCGAGGGAGGCTGGGGATCTGGGAAATCTACCGTTGTTCAGTTTATAACAGATAGATTCAAAGGTAACGAAAACTACACGGTTGTCTTATTCGATGCCTGGGCCCATGAGGGAGACCCTTTAAGACGAACATTTCTCGAAACTGTTGCGACTTCATTAACTGAATACGGCTGGGCAAACAAAATAATTTGGAAAAGGAAGCTTGAGGAGTTAGCAAACCGAAGAAAAACAACAACAACTAAAATGATACCCAAACCTACCAAACTCGGTAAGGCAATGGCGATTTCGCTATTACTTGTTCCCATAGGGACGGCATTCTTAGCAGGAGGGTTTCGCCAAGGTGTATCGTTGGGTTGGCTATTATCAGTGAATTGGTTTTTTTTTCTTGGTTCTTTGTTGTCCCTCTCTCCCTTTGGAGTTTTATTTTATCGTTGGCTATGGCTTCGATATAAAGTTCAAACACTCACTGTTTTCTTAGTTCCTATTGCTTTAGCTTTTATCTTTGAGGGCCTGAGTAAAGGTGTTTCGTTAGAATGGTTTTTGCCTCCGAATTGGTTCTTTTGCATTGGCATTTTGCTACTCATTGCTTCTCTTTGGCGGTTTAGATATTGCTATCGTAATGGCAACTCCAGCATAAGATCTCATGAATCGGAATCTCAAGATGAAGAAGATGATGAATTTTCAAATGGTGCTTTTCTGGTTCAGCATACAGTCAATGAAACAAAGACAGAGACAATCGAAACACCCGATCCAACATCTTTAGAGTTTGATGAGTACTTCAGAGATCTCATGAATGAATCTCTTTCAAATGATTCTCGAAGACTATTGCTTGTTTTAGATAATCTAGACCGTGTTGACGCCGAAACAGCATTAGGGATTTGGGGAACTCTTCAAACCTTTCTTCATGATAGGAACCACGACTTTGAGAAATGGTTTAAATATCTATGGGTAATTGTACCGTATGATCCAATTCGAATGCGTCGATTATGGAATCATCCGGAGGAACATGAACTTTCAAACAAAATAGATTCTGCATCTCTGAGTACAAATTCTTTAGAGTCAAATGGAAAGAGTGAAGTAACAAGGACTACTGAATCTTTTCTTGATAAGAGCTTTCAAATCCGATTTCATGTTGCTCCACCTGTTTTGTCAGATTGGAAGTCTTTTCTATTTAAGCTTGTCGAGCGTGCTCTTCCAAATCACATTGAAGATCAACATATAATCTATCGAGTCTTCGATCATTGCAGAGCTCGAAATGGTGATCCGCCGACACCAAGAGAGCTCAAACTGTATGTTAATCAAATAGGCGCGATTCATCGTCAATGGCAACATGAATTTCCAATAGGACATGTTGCTTACTATGTTTTATCTCGAAAAAAGGAACAAGCTTTAATAGATAAAATGCGGAGAGACGTATATCCATCAGATGATGACTTGAGGTTATTGGGCGACGAACTAAAAAGTAGTCTGGCAGGACTTGCATTTAATGTAAGAGCTATCAAAGGCCTAGAAATATTACTTGCAGAATTGATCACGAACGCCCTTAAAGACACAACCACAAAAAATCTCGTTGACTTGGAAAAACGTCATGGCACTGGATTTTGGTCAGTACTTGAAATACTTGCTTCAACGAAATGGTATGAAGAGGAGCCAGCAGGACTTGCAACCATTGCTTTACAGTTAAAATCATCTGGTTTATTAGACAATTTCGCTGGTCCTGAACGCGCAGAAATAATTAAATATCTTGAATTCGCTTCAAAAATAATGAGAAGATGGTCACCTATTACAGAAACAGAACCAGATGGAATATGTGCCCTCTTAAATTTGGTGGATGATGAGCTATTTTCAAAGAAGATTCTTCCGAAAGTTTTGAATGAATTTGCAAAGCTTGAACCTCAGAAAGATGATCGTTTAGATTCGAAGTTAATAGTTGATTCATTATCTAAATTTTTAAGAACTGTAGAGTTACTCAATCACAATAAAATAATTCCGAAGAAGATAACCCTTCCTTTTGAAGGAGAAGAATGGGTCAAAGTATGTCCTGAAATTGAAAAAACAAATACTTTAATTCCATATAGATCTAGGTTTAAGGCAAGTGGAAATTTTGATTCGATTTCAAACTCTTTAGTTTCATCGATTTCATCTGGTAAGTTTTCAGACTCTCATGTCATTGCTTTTAAAATAACTTATCAAAGTGCAATATTTTCTTCTTGGCAAGCGATATATACCGCGATCCAACAACGACTTGAGGCAGATAAAAATGCACCAATTGACGAGGTGTCCAACCTACTAGCGGGTCTGCTTCAGATGCACACTCTTAATGACGAAGATGCTCTGACTATTTTACAAGCTATCTTTCAATCAGGCCATTTGTATCATCATTTTCACAATGCCAAAAACGAGGATAATGAATCAGCACAAGCAACAATAATTTTGTGTTCGCAATTAGTAAATCCAGAACTTCCCAAATCACCTTCAATAGGAAACTCGGACTCAGGTTTTAAGATGCTGATGAATGTTATTTCATCGCCAGTTGACTCGTTTATTTCCAATTATTATGAAGTGTCTGAACGTTTTAATTTGATTTCAGAACTTGTAGGTGACTATGAATTTGAAACGGAAGATAAATTTCATTTATTGAAACTTGGGATGCTCAAGATATTAGCAGAGTCTGATGATTCTGAAATTGTATTTACATCAGATTTCGTTATGAAAAATTGGAAAAGACTTAGGTCAGAACTGAATGATGAATCTGATAATAATCGGTTTAGAAACATACTAAAAATACTTGTTAGTAATGAAGACTTCTGTGAGTTGATAATAAATTCTGGTGCTGGATTTGATACAAAGGATGTTTTTCTTTATCTGGACATAGTAATTGAAGCAAGTAATGAAGTGCCGGTCTTTGTGAATTGGTGTAGACAAGGATTGCGAGAAATGAGCGAAGAGGCTTGGAAAACTGACTTTCGAAATGAATATGCTTGTTGCTCATTAGTTATCACTCTTTTTGAAAGAGGAGTTGCACCTAGTCTGTCCAACAATTTTTCGGATGCAATTCAAGATCATGTATCACTAATAATCAATGGGGATAAATTACCACCAGAATGGATGCAAAATAAATGGACAGACATTTTAGAATGCCTTGAAGAAACTGGAACCCGAAAAGTTCTAAGAGATCGAATTATTAGAATAGCAATTCAAGCAGATGGAGAGATCTGTGATGAATTTTTCACTATGTATGGTGAGGAAATAAATGACGCAGAGGCTCTTGCTTCAACTGACCAGGTTCTATCCTTTTTGTTTACACCAATTATAAAGAAGAAGAAAAAAGACAAAGGACTGACTTGGTTGGAACATTTTGCTGCCCAGAATAATGACTTTCTGAAGAAGGTTAGTGCTGAATACGAGGTGCAGGATTTTACTAACCGTTTGCAAGATTATGTTGATGAGTCTGATGAGTCTGGCGTCAGGGATACTATTACATCTATTGCGTCATATTTTGGTATTGAACGAAATCCCGATTTGAAAAATTCAGATAAGAGTACTGAAGTTGAAGAAGAAAACTCTAGTGAAGAATGA
- a CDS encoding AsmA family protein — MSQSDKKQTAATKNSADTPPEQKKRSFGRTFLILLVIVGILTWFAPQIISRTALKDSILPLVLKRYPADIKTGDVTLGWGQPVSFQNIVLEDFEGRPVVRIKQIQTQKTLWELAKDRKQVGDVNVTGVDSFTYVNSQGIANRDFITAVINKGTEEHPEGEPGKEEPPKTGLRQSLKLNLTDLNLFVVNTDQQAKEEETPYLAGMNITVTRPGPRTEPVLVEGNWQEKLAENAGSSKPAEIAFTASVVNADQPDASRSGSLKFKSRFFDLKQITPMVQAFSPGAYIDGISNSEMEVKWSGTKEAPRFTVKGNWEAAPFVFSAPELIGNDEISTDYAKGNLDLMAADGVLYFKQAETESQLGKLALQGKINLKDLQHEDRRERLAGLLSSRLKLTGDLDLAEAARQLPETVHLKPGMRITSGNVNFELSNYNPHKPEEAADQTWLVALKTSDLTGVNQGREIRWQQPIELLMRVRREAEQFEIESLRCASDFLKLSGSGNARDLKIQLEADLDLLSQHLEQFVDLQAVALKGKLKGEVDFQIENENWKTQSYLTFQNLQLAAPDRRGWSEPKLELTIDGAGTTDEKQLHVERFIVTLLAGEDSFQAKLKAPTTIERQAEADQKQQVLPFQVQLRGKIASWADRVRPLGSQDLELGGNVQFSSAISIGDEYVAHENTTLDLTNLHIASPSLWIDEPRAELKTAGSWDGKHKTLKLATLAWRSEAVAVNGEGIEVQLPHAEVSTPSLDGKLAFNGDLHQMTSWFQNPAEPPGQKYYGNIQGQANVIVNDQGRMANWRTTIKDFAIEAPRRPDTRVTKEPIASQRNPGWVISWQEPEIRIEGDTRQNLQEDTVAVNQMLIHSEMLDLTAKGKIDNWSTSRNIRLAGEVTYDWENLTPLLRSKLGPDVQIVGRETRPFNLNGPLGSPQSEQVEAVALDNIQPRPLYPNTRPLFVPTTRYQDLTGEAGIGWEQANIRGLTSGKTTIEARIKDGQIHITPIDLQVSGGRLRVAPIIRLDVKPAALVFGKGEVIDRFQFTPEMTRNSLRFVAPMIANSTSIQGQFSLSQDYAIIPLDQPALGEARGAMSIQSAKVGPGPLFDALAGKIDQVLAMININRDGRLIGPDAIFMQVNNQTVQYHMIDGRVYHSPFQVNMKGITITTTGSVGLDESLDLIAEVGFTNMLPQDSDKPLIKALLSRPLKLPIGGTLKKPKVDMSSVGNYAKQMGVNALDAVLGGGIGSQIQSLFPERTPEEMERIQKEREEHRKEREKRREERRLEKLKRKQ, encoded by the coding sequence ATGTCCCAGTCAGATAAAAAACAGACCGCCGCAACAAAAAACAGTGCCGATACTCCACCGGAACAAAAGAAACGCTCCTTCGGACGCACCTTTCTGATTCTGCTGGTCATCGTCGGTATTCTCACCTGGTTTGCACCACAGATCATCTCGCGTACCGCGCTCAAAGATTCGATTCTGCCCCTCGTTCTCAAACGCTATCCCGCGGATATCAAAACGGGTGACGTCACACTTGGCTGGGGGCAGCCGGTCTCCTTTCAGAATATCGTGCTGGAAGACTTTGAAGGACGCCCCGTCGTCCGCATCAAACAGATCCAGACTCAGAAAACGCTCTGGGAACTGGCGAAGGACCGCAAGCAGGTCGGCGACGTGAACGTGACCGGCGTGGATTCCTTTACTTACGTCAACAGCCAGGGAATCGCCAACCGGGACTTCATCACGGCAGTCATCAATAAAGGGACTGAGGAACATCCGGAAGGGGAACCGGGTAAAGAGGAACCGCCGAAAACGGGTCTGCGTCAATCGCTGAAACTGAACCTGACCGATTTGAATCTGTTTGTCGTCAACACAGACCAGCAGGCAAAAGAGGAGGAAACTCCCTACCTGGCCGGCATGAACATTACGGTGACCCGTCCCGGTCCGCGAACCGAACCGGTACTCGTGGAAGGAAACTGGCAGGAGAAACTAGCCGAGAATGCGGGCAGCAGCAAACCTGCGGAAATCGCCTTTACCGCCAGTGTGGTCAATGCAGACCAGCCCGATGCCTCCCGCTCCGGTTCACTCAAATTCAAATCACGATTTTTCGACCTCAAACAAATAACGCCGATGGTGCAGGCCTTCTCCCCGGGCGCTTACATTGACGGCATTTCCAATTCCGAGATGGAAGTCAAATGGTCGGGCACAAAAGAGGCCCCCCGGTTCACCGTCAAAGGGAACTGGGAAGCGGCCCCCTTCGTCTTCAGCGCCCCTGAGCTGATCGGTAACGACGAAATCTCGACCGACTATGCGAAAGGGAACCTGGACCTGATGGCCGCCGATGGCGTGCTCTACTTTAAACAGGCCGAGACAGAATCACAGCTGGGGAAACTGGCGTTGCAGGGCAAAATCAATCTGAAGGACCTGCAGCACGAGGATCGCCGCGAACGGCTGGCCGGTCTGTTGTCATCCCGCCTCAAGCTGACCGGCGATCTCGACCTGGCCGAGGCGGCCCGCCAGCTGCCGGAAACCGTGCACCTGAAACCGGGAATGCGAATCACATCGGGGAACGTCAACTTCGAACTCTCCAACTATAATCCGCATAAACCCGAAGAGGCAGCAGACCAGACCTGGCTCGTTGCTCTGAAAACTTCCGATCTGACCGGCGTGAACCAGGGACGCGAAATCCGCTGGCAGCAGCCGATCGAACTGCTGATGCGGGTCCGCCGCGAAGCGGAACAGTTCGAAATAGAATCGCTCCGCTGTGCCTCGGACTTCCTTAAGCTCAGCGGCAGCGGTAATGCACGGGACCTCAAGATTCAGCTCGAAGCGGACCTCGATTTGCTCTCACAGCACCTGGAGCAGTTTGTCGATCTGCAGGCTGTGGCCCTCAAGGGGAAACTTAAAGGGGAGGTCGATTTTCAGATCGAGAACGAGAACTGGAAAACTCAGTCTTACCTGACATTTCAAAACCTGCAGCTGGCGGCCCCCGATCGCCGCGGCTGGAGCGAGCCCAAGCTCGAACTCACCATCGATGGCGCCGGTACAACCGATGAGAAGCAGCTGCACGTCGAACGTTTTATCGTCACGCTGCTCGCCGGCGAAGATTCTTTCCAGGCGAAACTCAAAGCACCGACAACCATCGAACGACAGGCGGAAGCAGATCAGAAACAGCAGGTGCTTCCGTTCCAGGTCCAGTTACGGGGTAAAATCGCGTCCTGGGCCGATCGTGTACGTCCCCTGGGGAGCCAGGACCTGGAGCTGGGAGGCAATGTACAGTTCTCCTCGGCAATCTCGATTGGTGACGAGTACGTGGCACACGAAAACACAACCCTCGACCTGACCAATCTGCATATCGCGTCTCCTTCCCTCTGGATCGATGAGCCGCGGGCCGAACTCAAAACAGCCGGCAGCTGGGATGGCAAACACAAGACATTGAAACTCGCCACACTGGCCTGGCGGAGTGAGGCGGTTGCCGTCAATGGCGAAGGGATTGAAGTACAACTGCCCCACGCTGAAGTCAGCACTCCCTCGCTCGACGGGAAACTCGCCTTCAATGGCGACCTGCACCAGATGACCAGCTGGTTCCAGAATCCCGCAGAACCGCCGGGACAAAAATATTATGGAAACATCCAGGGGCAGGCCAACGTGATCGTCAATGATCAGGGCCGGATGGCGAACTGGCGGACGACCATCAAGGACTTCGCCATCGAAGCGCCCCGTCGCCCCGATACGCGGGTCACAAAAGAACCGATTGCCAGCCAGCGCAACCCGGGCTGGGTGATCAGCTGGCAGGAGCCGGAGATCCGCATCGAAGGGGACACCCGTCAGAATCTGCAGGAAGACACTGTCGCAGTCAATCAGATGTTGATTCACTCTGAGATGCTCGATCTGACAGCGAAAGGCAAAATCGACAACTGGAGTACCAGCCGCAACATCCGCCTGGCGGGTGAAGTGACCTACGACTGGGAAAATCTGACTCCCCTGTTGCGCAGCAAACTTGGCCCCGATGTGCAGATTGTCGGGAGAGAGACACGTCCCTTTAACTTGAATGGCCCGCTCGGCTCGCCGCAGTCGGAACAAGTGGAAGCGGTGGCCCTCGACAATATTCAGCCCCGACCACTGTATCCCAACACGCGGCCCCTGTTCGTACCGACGACCCGTTACCAGGATCTGACCGGCGAAGCGGGTATCGGCTGGGAACAGGCCAACATTCGCGGCCTGACCAGTGGCAAGACGACCATCGAAGCCCGCATCAAAGATGGCCAGATTCATATTACCCCCATCGACCTGCAGGTCAGCGGCGGTCGACTGCGGGTGGCCCCCATCATTCGACTGGACGTCAAACCGGCGGCCCTTGTCTTTGGTAAGGGGGAAGTGATTGACCGCTTTCAGTTCACTCCCGAAATGACCCGTAACTCGCTGCGTTTTGTGGCGCCGATGATCGCCAACAGCACCAGTATTCAGGGACAGTTCTCACTGAGCCAGGACTACGCCATTATTCCGCTTGACCAACCGGCGCTGGGTGAAGCCCGCGGTGCGATGTCCATCCAGTCAGCCAAGGTGGGACCGGGCCCCTTGTTCGATGCTCTCGCGGGAAAGATTGATCAGGTCCTGGCGATGATCAACATCAATCGTGACGGCCGCCTGATCGGCCCCGATGCGATCTTCATGCAGGTCAACAATCAGACCGTGCAATACCATATGATTGACGGCCGCGTTTATCACAGCCCGTTCCAGGTCAACATGAAGGGCATCACGATTACCACGACCGGTTCGGTGGGCCTCGATGAATCACTCGACCTCATTGCCGAAGTGGGTTTCACAAACATGCTGCCCCAGGACAGCGACAAGCCGCTGATCAAGGCGCTGCTCAGCCGTCCGCTCAAACTACCCATCGGCGGCACGCTCAAAAAACCCAAGGTCGACATGAGCTCGGTGGGTAATTACGCCAAACAGATGGGCGTGAACGCCCTCGACGCCGTGCTGGGAGGCGGCATTGGTTCCCAGATTCAGAGCCTGTTCCCCGAGCGGACCCCTGAAGAAATGGAACGCATCCAGAAGGAACGCGAGGAGCATCGCAAAGAACGCGAAAAACGCCGCGAAGAACGCCGCCTCGAAAAGCTCAAACGCAAACAGTAA
- a CDS encoding nitroreductase family protein — protein MDTLKAIEERRSVKAYDPEHRMTDEEIEKLLSYTMLSPTAFNIQHWRFLVVKDPELRQKLRDASWNQSQVTDASLLVVICADMKAWEKEPDRYWKNAPEPVQKALVPMILNYYKDNIEAERDEAMRSCGMAAQTMMLVAKEMGYDTCPMDGFDFDKVAELINLPEDHLISMFVVVGKALRPANERAGQLTLDEVVIYDRFA, from the coding sequence ATGGACACCTTAAAGGCAATAGAGGAAAGACGTTCTGTCAAAGCATACGATCCCGAACATCGCATGACCGATGAGGAAATCGAAAAGCTCCTCTCCTATACCATGCTTTCCCCGACCGCCTTCAATATTCAGCACTGGCGGTTTCTCGTGGTCAAAGACCCGGAACTGAGACAGAAGCTGCGGGACGCTTCCTGGAACCAGTCGCAGGTGACCGATGCGTCGTTGCTGGTCGTGATCTGTGCGGATATGAAGGCCTGGGAAAAAGAGCCGGACCGCTACTGGAAAAACGCCCCCGAACCGGTGCAGAAAGCACTGGTGCCGATGATTCTAAACTATTACAAGGACAACATCGAAGCCGAGCGGGACGAAGCCATGCGCTCCTGCGGAATGGCCGCCCAGACGATGATGCTGGTCGCCAAGGAGATGGGTTACGACACCTGTCCGATGGACGGTTTCGACTTTGATAAAGTGGCTGAACTGATCAATCTTCCCGAGGACCACCTGATCTCAATGTTCGTGGTTGTGGGGAAGGCTCTGCGACCCGCCAATGAACGAGCTGGGCAGCTAACATTAGACGAGGTCGTAATTTACGATCGATTTGCATAA
- a CDS encoding Nramp family divalent metal transporter: MSEQPPSNLIKRILGSLGPAIITASVVLGPGSILSASKIGHTYAYQMNWVLVIAVIMMIAMTALSARLGIQLDGTICDELAKRAGRPVAAATGIILFLIAACFQFSNNLGVLAAVEPFMGSSNADILIIIAMNIFIILALYGFKHLYAMIENLMKLLVGIMIIAFAINLLMAKPDWGAAIAGFIPSLPEFDTSKVKFSEVMTPVVALYATTFSVAGAFYQSYLVRQKGWTRYNLKQGLIDSTVGICVLGLITMMVLITAAKVLYQNPDVKTLGSVADVAKSLEPGFGTFGVIIFSLGIFAGAFSSFLVNAMIGGSVLSDGLGKGGYIDEKWPKLCTVGALMMGMVVAIYTKTMGQSPVGLIIFAQSLTVLGIPMLAIAMLWLATRSDMTGENAIPFWMKFLGFIGLITSLLLAGRTAYSLYEKMFGG, translated from the coding sequence ATGAGCGAACAGCCTCCATCGAATCTGATCAAGCGCATTCTCGGCAGCCTGGGCCCGGCGATTATTACCGCCTCGGTGGTACTGGGGCCGGGCAGTATTCTGTCGGCTTCCAAGATCGGTCATACATACGCCTATCAGATGAACTGGGTGCTGGTGATTGCGGTCATCATGATGATTGCGATGACCGCGCTGTCGGCGCGACTGGGGATTCAACTGGACGGAACGATCTGTGATGAGCTGGCGAAGCGGGCGGGACGCCCGGTGGCCGCTGCAACGGGGATCATTCTGTTTCTGATCGCCGCCTGTTTTCAGTTCAGCAATAACCTGGGAGTACTCGCCGCGGTCGAACCCTTTATGGGTTCGAGCAACGCTGACATCCTGATCATTATCGCCATGAATATCTTCATCATTCTGGCACTGTATGGTTTCAAGCATCTGTATGCGATGATCGAAAACCTGATGAAGCTCCTGGTGGGGATCATGATCATCGCCTTCGCGATTAACCTGCTGATGGCGAAGCCCGACTGGGGTGCAGCGATCGCCGGGTTCATTCCTTCCCTGCCCGAATTCGATACAAGCAAAGTGAAATTCAGCGAAGTCATGACGCCTGTCGTGGCGCTGTATGCAACCACGTTCTCCGTAGCCGGAGCCTTCTATCAGTCGTACCTGGTGCGGCAGAAAGGCTGGACCCGTTATAACCTCAAACAGGGATTGATCGACTCGACTGTCGGGATCTGTGTGCTGGGACTGATCACGATGATGGTGCTGATCACCGCCGCCAAGGTGCTGTATCAGAATCCCGATGTGAAAACACTGGGGTCCGTCGCGGATGTCGCCAAGAGTCTGGAACCCGGGTTCGGAACTTTCGGCGTGATCATTTTCTCGCTGGGGATTTTCGCCGGTGCTTTCAGTTCCTTCCTGGTGAACGCGATGATCGGCGGTTCGGTCCTGTCGGATGGCCTGGGCAAAGGTGGCTACATCGATGAGAAGTGGCCCAAGCTGTGTACCGTCGGTGCGTTGATGATGGGGATGGTCGTCGCCATTTACACCAAGACCATGGGACAGAGTCCCGTGGGGCTGATTATCTTCGCCCAGTCGCTGACCGTGCTGGGCATTCCGATGCTGGCGATCGCCATGCTCTGGCTGGCGACCCGTTCCGACATGACGGGCGAAAACGCGATTCCCTTCTGGATGAAGTTCCTGGGCTTTATCGGCCTGATCACTTCGCTCCTGCTTGCAGGACGCACCGCCTACAGTCTGTATGAGAAAATGTTCGGCGGTTAA
- a CDS encoding glycoside hydrolase family protein, protein MFSESAWSRKSIGDVDVVYHEGLYHLFHLVLPNHDFIAHAISDNGLNWRRVDNALFIGDPGGWDDLMLWTMHVTPDPHQPGHWRMFYTGVSRRDQGKKQRIGLAHSEDLFHWRKADVHWEDQRGHDDPEIVKQTRAKLVCSVSNNIKSKQDLNSSFPLEPDAEYYEASVDEERNWVSFRDPFYFHEEDRGWLLMAARTNEGPLVRRGCVGLMEEYKPNHFRALPPLHAPMMYDDIEVPNLFRIDGDYYLVGSLREDAKIRYWHTTDPEQPWRNYYDNVLLAKGNYAGRICRDDKGLLLWNFYVRDPHDRMTNNILPPPKRLIRRSNGQLKVQTYEGIIERIVDTLDSRCLHTLKGAREQSYFCMLDDSLELISQAGFQGFVFDEEINCFRMRCRLTMKGAGKCGLLCRIDPETHDGYYLSLDLMKGIGQFRAWKTGPLRSGEHMMQFESLQDGFWRASEPQDVEVQMISFGSYHELSINGNVILSLADANFSSGMLGFYVETASLHVSDLEVHHIKSPTQTDDHLTTGWRTNGEEPGMLLQ, encoded by the coding sequence ATGTTTTCTGAATCCGCCTGGAGCCGCAAAAGTATCGGCGACGTCGATGTCGTCTACCATGAAGGCCTCTATCATCTGTTTCACCTCGTGCTGCCTAACCACGACTTCATCGCGCATGCGATCAGCGATAACGGACTCAACTGGCGTCGCGTCGATAACGCACTGTTCATCGGCGATCCCGGAGGCTGGGACGACCTGATGCTCTGGACGATGCACGTCACGCCCGATCCGCATCAGCCAGGGCACTGGCGGATGTTTTATACCGGCGTCTCCCGCCGCGACCAGGGAAAAAAACAACGCATCGGACTCGCACACAGCGAAGACCTGTTCCACTGGCGAAAGGCGGACGTACACTGGGAAGATCAGCGCGGCCACGACGATCCGGAAATCGTCAAGCAGACGCGAGCGAAGCTGGTCTGTTCGGTTTCCAACAATATAAAGTCGAAGCAGGATCTCAACAGCAGCTTTCCGCTGGAGCCGGATGCCGAATACTACGAAGCCTCGGTAGACGAAGAACGCAACTGGGTCAGCTTCCGCGATCCCTTCTATTTTCACGAGGAAGACCGCGGCTGGCTGTTGATGGCGGCACGCACCAACGAAGGCCCGCTGGTCCGCAGGGGCTGTGTCGGTCTGATGGAAGAATATAAGCCCAACCATTTCCGCGCACTGCCGCCGCTGCACGCGCCGATGATGTATGACGACATCGAAGTTCCCAATCTGTTCCGCATCGACGGCGACTACTACCTCGTCGGCAGTCTGCGGGAAGACGCCAAGATCCGCTACTGGCACACCACGGATCCGGAGCAACCCTGGCGCAACTATTACGACAACGTGCTGCTCGCCAAGGGGAACTACGCCGGCCGCATCTGTCGGGACGACAAGGGGCTCCTGCTCTGGAACTTTTATGTCCGCGATCCTCACGACCGGATGACGAACAACATCCTGCCCCCGCCCAAGCGACTTATACGCCGGAGTAACGGACAGTTAAAAGTCCAGACCTACGAAGGCATCATCGAACGCATTGTCGATACCCTCGATTCCCGCTGCCTGCACACGTTGAAGGGAGCCCGCGAGCAATCCTACTTCTGCATGCTCGACGATTCCCTCGAGCTGATCAGCCAGGCCGGCTTCCAGGGATTTGTGTTCGACGAGGAAATCAACTGCTTTCGCATGCGGTGTCGTCTGACGATGAAGGGGGCCGGCAAATGCGGACTGCTGTGCCGGATCGATCCCGAAACGCACGACGGTTATTACCTCTCACTGGACCTGATGAAAGGGATCGGCCAGTTCCGCGCCTGGAAAACGGGACCGCTCAGATCGGGAGAGCACATGATGCAGTTCGAATCGCTGCAGGACGGTTTCTGGCGGGCCAGTGAACCGCAGGATGTCGAAGTGCAGATGATCTCGTTCGGCAGTTACCACGAACTCAGTATCAATGGGAACGTGATCCTCTCCCTGGCCGATGCAAACTTCAGCAGCGGCATGCTGGGCTTCTACGTGGAAACAGCGTCATTGCACGTCTCCGATCTCGAAGTGCATCACATCAAATCACCTACCCAGACCGACGATCACCTGACCACCGGCTGGAGAACCAACGGTGAAGAACCGGGAATGCTTTTGCAGTAA